Sequence from the Sphingomonas sp. SORGH_AS_0950 genome:
CGCCCTCATAGGAGAATAGCAGGATGACTAGGCCGAACACCAGAATATCGAATGAGATGAAGGGCGGCTTGAACCAGAACAACAGAACCATCAGCATGGTCGCGAGTATCTCGGGCCGTGTTCCCTGAAATACGGGATTGCCACGCAGACGCAGATACAGCTCGTATGTCAGATTGCCCGTGAAGAAACCGAACACGCACTGCGCCATGCCCATGCCTTGCACGATGCCCAGTTGCGGGTGGAATATCTCGATATTCAACAACACCAGCCCGGATGCGACAAAGGCCAAGGCGCATCCCAGCAGGCGATGACGGGCCCCGGACAGCAGATAGACCAGCAGAAACACGAGATAGGTGTAGAATTCCGTGCTGATCGACCAGCTCGCTGCGTTCCAGCTCAGGTCGGGGAATGGAATGATGGCATGCAGCAGGAAGATGTTGGCGATCAGCGACGATATGTTGTTCGTACCCTGAAACGCGCCCTCGGCGGCGGAAAACCCGAACTGCATCGCGGCCAGCTTTGCGAGTTCCAGCACGACAAGCACCATCAGCGTGACGAAGTGCAGCGGATATAGGCGTCCAAAACGCCGGATCATGAACCGCCAGCCGTCCCCCGCATCATGCAGCTTGGATCGATAGGCATGGGTAATGACGAAGCCGCTCAGGACGAAAAAGAACGGCACGGCCAGGTTGCCATGCCGCACCAGCGGAACCGCGTAAAAATATCCGGCTGCCTGAAAATGGAACAGGGCGACGATCAGCGCCGCAATGCCCCGCCACGCGTCCAGCGCATCGAACCTGATTTGTCGTTCCGCCATCCAAAAGCCAACCCCGTTCGTTCCCCATGCGGAACAGTGTAACGGGTTCACAACATGAGCTTCTTTAAGGATTACTCAATAGGCCAACAGGCGAATCTGTCCCATGGCGGTGCCACACGGCGTGTCCGGAGACCAATTTGGCCGAAAAGATTGCTGCAGATTACCGGAACAAAATCATTTGGTCATCAAATCGCGATAAACATCGTCAACTTGGCTGACCATACGGTCCGCGGAATACTCCGCCAGAAAACGTTTGCGACCAATTTCTCCAAATGACGGCAATTGATCTTTATCAAGATTGGCGAGCAGAATACGAAGTGCTTGGACGTCACCGGCGGGAAAACTGAAACCATAGCGGCCATGATCCAGAATGTCGTTCAGTCCGCCTGCGTCGGATGCGATCACCGGGCGGCCGAGCCGCATCGCCTCGATAGCGACCAGGCCAAAGCCTTCCCAGCGTGACGGTACGATCACCGCGTCCGCAGCCTTCATCTCGGCCGAGACCTCGTCTCGATCGCGCCAACCGACGAAATCCACAAAATCCAGCGGCTCACCCAAATCGACGCCGTTGCCGACCACCTGACGGCCGACGACGCGGACGCTATATTTCGCCCCAAGAGGTCGAATGGCATCCAGCAGCAAATCCAACCCCTTTTGTCGATCGAACCGCCCGACAAACAACAGCTTGATCCGCGTATCCTGCCATGAAACCGCCGCAACCGGAGGCGGCTCCGTCGCGATCGCATTCGGAATGGTTACCAACTTTCGGACGGGCATTCCGGCTTGTTCGGCAGACTGCCGCTCGTGTTGGGATATCAAAAGGATGCGGTCGACGCGCATAGCCAGAATGCGCTCGACAAGGGTTATCGCACTCCGAATCCATGCGCTCACGGGCATGTTGAAAGCCCAGCCATGCGGGCAGAAAACCAAGCGGTGGCGGCGAAACCAGGGTACGATGCGGGTACAGACCCCAGCGCCGAACGAATGAGCATGGACGATGTCAGGGCGATAGCGCCTCAAACATGCCAAATATGCAAAAAACAACATCACCATGCCCAGTAATCGATTGGGGCGATGGAAATATATGAGTGAAATGCCACTATCGATCAGTCGAGGCTCAAGATCAGGGATGTGCTGGCGCGGCATCAGCAGCATAAGCTGCGCGGGCCCGTATAGCTTGGCTTGCGGAGTAAGGAGCTCCGCAAGATAGCTTCCAGTCCCCCCGATGATGCTGTCGCAAACGTGCAGCACCCGAGGTGCCCCGCGCGCAGGACCGTGCTCCGACGCCATGGCGCGACTCAAACCAGGACCGTACCGACGATCGGCACGCGGTGCTGGTCCAGAACGTCGATCAGCGCACGGGTCGGCCGGACTTGCGTCACATTCTTGCGCGCGACGATCACCGCCGCGTCGAAGCCATGCAGCGCGTTGGCGATGCTGGCGGCGCTATGCGCCTCGTTCAGCGCGATCGCGACGATGACCTGATCGACCCGCGCATTCCATTCGTCGCGCTGCTCGATCAGCGGACGACGCTCGACCGGATCGGCCACGCCGCCCTCGCCGCGCCCCGTCCCGATCACCGTCAGCCCGACCAGCGGCGTCGACTGGACCACCGGCGAATCCGAACAGCCGAACAGTTCGGCGACGCGCGGATGCGCATGGTTGGTGTCGACCACCAGCGTCGACGATCCCATATGCGTCGTCACCACCGCCAGATTGGCGGCCATCACCGCCAGCGCCTCGTTGCAATCGAGACCGATCAGCGCGCAGTAACGCGTGTCGCGCGACACGTCTTCATAACGCTGGACGATCGAGCTGCGGATGCTGCGGATCGCGACGACATAGGGGTCGTCCATCGTGAAGGCCGCGACCAGCAGGGGATCGATCCCCTGTCCTGTCGCCCGCCCCTGAAGCGCCTCAGCCTCGGCATAGGACTGCGCGGAATTCGCGCTCGAACGGAGCCTCACGCCATTACCTCCCGGTTTGCGGCCCAGCCGCTATTTTGCGTCGACCGCAAGTCGGTCATATCCGCCAGCACGTCCAGATCGAGCGACTGCGACGTGCCCGCCGGCGTGCGCAGGCGCGGCCGGAGCATTTCGGAGCCCAGTGCCGCCGCCAGTCCGGTGCCCGCGCCCAGGATGATGGCGGCGATCAGCCACAGCACCAGATTGGGCTTGGACGGCAGCAGCGGCGGTTCGGCCGGATCGAGGCTGCTGGCATTGGCCCGCGAAATCTCGCTCTGAAGCGTGGCTTCGTTGAAGCGCTGGCGCACCGTGTCATAGGTCTGGCGCGCGGCGTCGACGTCACGCTGGAGCACGTTCAGATCGTCCTGCACGCTCGACAAGGCAACCATCCGGGCCTGCTGCTGCGCCAGATCGGAACGAAGCGTGGCTTCGCGCTGGGCCGCTGCCGAACTGGCGGCGGTCAGGGCCTGGGCCTGTACCGACCGAGCATTGCCCAGCTGGCTGCGCAGCGCAGCAAGTTGCGCATTCGCCGCGACCATGTCCGGGTGGTTCGGACCCAGCGTCTTCGACAGTTCGGCCACGCGACCGGCCTGGACGCCGATTTCGCGCTGGAGATCCTGCACGATGGTCGACTGCGCAACCTCCGGCTGCGCGGCCGAGCCCGACTTGGAACGGGCGGCGGCAGCGGCGGCCTGGGCCGCGACGAGCTCGGTCGACAGGCTGCGGGCCTTGTCGGCCTCGAGATCCATGCGGTTCACGCCGACGATGCCATGCTGGCGCTGGAAGTCGGACAGGCGGCGCTGCGCCTGTTCCAGTCGGCTGCGAACCTCCGCGGTCCGGGCGTCATACCATTTGGCATTCTCGCGCGCAGCGACGCTACGCAGCGCCACCTGCTTGCCCAGAAACACCTCGGTGATGATGTTCAGCGTCTTGGCCGCTTCCTGCGGGGTAGGTGCCGTATAGCTGAGCTGAATGACATTGCTGCCCTTGTCGGCATCGGCCTTCAGATTGCGGCGAAGAATGCCGACCGCACGCTGCATGCGCGATTCCGCCGTGCCTTCCCCCGCCTTGGCGAGGACCGATGGCGGCGCACGACGCGCCACCTCTTCGAGCACGGCACCGCTGCGGATGATGTCGAGCTGGGTCCCGATGATCGTGTCGATCACCGAGGCGGCGGTCTCGCTGGCCTGACGTTCGGTCGTCGGATCGCGCTGGGTCAGATCGATCAGGATCGACGAACTGGCGGTGTAGGCGCGCGGCTGGAGAAAGCCGAGCACCGCGATGAGCGCGAAGACCACGCCGCCCACGACGATCGCCAGTCGGCTGCGATGGCGCAACGCCATCAAAAGATCGGAAAAACTGGTCATGCCATGGGCCCTCCCTGCTCCAGGAACGCTCGCAGGTCGGAGCGCAGGCCCTGGTCGGCCGGTTGCGGATCAATCCTGCCGCTGTGCAGCAGGAGGTAGAATTGCGGCGCAAGCGCGTCGTCGAACAGATATTGGCCGTCGATCGCGCTGGGCCGCAAGATGGGACGGAGCATGTCGAACGCGGCCTGGACGACCGCCGGGTCGAGCGAGCCGTCGCCGATCGCCAGCGCGGTGATCTCGGCCTGGTCGACCCGCGTGCGCATCGCCGCCGCATAGGCGATCAGCGCGATCACGAAGCGGTGCCCGGTCGGCAGCCGGGCGCACCGCACCAGCAGGTCCGCCGTCGTGGCGCTCAGCATTCGCCAGTCCGCAAAGGCCTTGCCGAACCCGATGCGCACGATCTCGCGATCGATCCGGCTCACGCCCGCCTTCTCGGCGGCCAGCGCGCAGTTCAGGCCGAAAAGCCGCAGGTGATAGGGCGAGCCATAGGCCGCCGACGCGACCTCGGTCGCCGCGCCGTCCTCGACCGTCAGCCCGGCCTGCGTGCAGCAGCGCACGAACAGGTCCTTGAGCGACTCCGCGCCGATCCCGCCGACCGGCACCGACACCATGTGGCGGCGCAGCGAGGGATGGCCCTGGATCAGATCCTCGACATTGGCGGCGATGCCGACCGTCACGACCCGCGTCGTGGCGCGCATATCGGTCAGCAGCTTCATCAGCGCCGCGACCTCGGACTTGGTCGCCGCCGACTCCACGCGATCGAATTCGTCGAGCACCAGGATGACCGGCCGACGCACCCGCTCCGCCAGGATGCTGGCCAGCGCGCGCGCGTCGAACGGCGCATCAAGCAGCGCCGCGATATCGCCGCGCCGCAATCCGCCGCCGGGAATGGTCGCCAATTCGGTGAGATAGGGGCGATACAGCTCTGAGAAGCTCAGGTCGCCGCTGGCGAGATTATAGAGGACCACCGCCCCCTTTTCGTCCGCCAGATCGCCGAACACGCGCGACAGCGAAGTCTTGCCCGAGCCGCGCGCGCCGAAGACGATGCCGTGCTTGCCATTCTCGATGACCGCCTCGACCAGACGGTTCAGCTCTTCGGCCCGCCCCGCCAGTCCGGCGCGGCTTTCGACCGGCATGCCGGTGTCGAACGCGGCATGGATCCGCGCACGCGCCGACCCCGACGGAGCGGGCGCAGGCGCGGCGAAGGCCGGGGCGACCGGCACCGGCGACCGCACCGCGCCGTCGACCGGCACGCGGCCCATCGGCCGCTCACCCGTTACCGGGCGCGGCAAGCCGGTGGCCGCTTCCGCCGTGCCCCCCATCAGCCAGGCCTTGATCGCGGCCAGCCATGTCTTGAACCCCATCTACGCCACTCCCAACGCCATTACCGGGTTCCACGGCCCCAGGATCAGAACCATTTTTCCTTGATGACCAGCACGTCCTCGGGCTGGACCACGTCGTCGAGCGTCGCCTTGGGCAGGACCTTGCCGCCGCGGCGCACTTCGATCCGCTTGGTCGAGCCCGCCAGCGTCGGGCCACCGGCCAGCGCCAGGGCCTGACGGAAGGTCATGCCCGGCTGGACCGGGAAGCCGCCGCCCTTCTCGACCTGGCCATAGACATAGACCTGCTCGGCGACCGGCACGAACAGCGTGTCGCCCGGCTGGACCAGCCGCGCGGCGCCGCCGCTGACATCGGCCAGCGAGATGCGCTCCGGCTGGCCGCCCATCGGGGTCAGGATCACCGTGTTGGCCCCGTCCGCGCGCGGGCCGCCCGCACGCGCGACCATCGCCGCGACCGTATAGGGGCGATCGAGTGGATACAGGCCCGCCTGCCCGACCGAGCCGAGCACCGTCGCGCTCTTGCTGGCATAGTTGGTAACTTCGATGTTGATCGACGGACGGCTGAGATAGCCGCCGCGCAGATAGGCTTCGCTCAACTGCTGGGCGAGCTGCGCGGTGGTCCGCCCGGCCGCCTGGATATTGCCCAGGAACGGCGCGGTGATCGTGCCGTCGGCGCGGATGCGGGTCTTGAGCGACATATTGTCCTGCCCGAAGACCTTCATCTCGATCTCGTCGTCCGGGCCCAGCACATAGGCGCTGGCGGCGGTATCGACCGGGCGCACGCCCGGGGTCGGCAGCGGGGCCGTCCGCACGGGGGCGGGCGCGACACCCTGCTGGGCCGACGCCATGCCCGGCGTCAGCACGACCATGGCCAGCAATAGCTTATGCTTACGGCGCATTTTTCGTCCTCATGCTATTCGCGCGATATCCGGCCGGTCCGGGGAGGACCGATCAGAAACGATAGGAAACTCCGGCAACAAGGCGGGTGAAGTGATATTCGTTCACACCCGTATCCGTGTTGCGATTGCTATACTGCCCGTCCACATTCAGGTTCAGACGCTCGCCGAGCTGGCGTGTCACGCCCAGCGAGTAGGACTGAAAATCGTCCCTCGCGAAGGGCGAGGCAATGACGAGTGGGTCGCCCCGAAAGTTGCGATGCCCCAATATGGCACCGGCCCGAAGGCGCGTCCGCTCGGCGAAGCGCAGCTCGCTCGCCAGCTGGACATCGGTCTGCACGGCGAAACCGGCCGGGACCAGGGAGTCGTTGACGATCCGGCGCTCCGTCTCGATCGAGAAGGAGGCGGCGGGAACCGGCTTGAGTTCGAGCTTGGCGTCCCAGCCCGGCCCGCGATAGGGTCGCACATTCGCCCCACGCGACGTCACGTCGAGATAGCTGAGGTCCAGGTCCAGCGTCACGCGGCTGACCACCGCGCGGTGGAAGGTCACCCCGACCTGCTCGGCCCGGTTGGTGACGTTGATCGTCGGACGCTCGCTGTTCAGATGGCGATAATAGAGCACTGCCTGACCGATGCTCGGGCGGCTATAGCCGATGCCGCCGAGCAGCGAGACGCTGCGCAGGTCGGCAAAGTCGAACGCGGTGCTGTTCGTCGTCGTCCGGCGGCTGATGTCCGCCACGGGATAGAAGCCGACCGTGCGCGGGCAGCTGACGCGAAGCGACAGATTGCTGACCGTCTGGAAATTGTCCCGCGCCGCATTGATGTCGCCATAGTCCGATTGCTGCCGCAGGATGCGCGCATCGGGCTGGATCTGGCACACGCCCGCGACCCGGAACGTCCCGCTGCCATGCAGGTCGGCGCGACCCCGGCTTCGATCCGGGTTCAGCGTGAAGAAGCTATAGGCCAGATCGGCATCGACCCGCACGTCGTTCAACCCGACCTGCCGCCAATATACGCCGCGCACGCCCGGCGTCAGGATGAAGTCGTCCACCGACGGCGTCCGCCGCGAATTCGTGCGGAAGATATTGTCGTCATAGGCCGCCTCGGCCGAGGTGGTTAACGAAAGGCCGGGATCGGCGACGACGGGTCGCGCGACCGGCAGGACCGGCACCAGGGGAACGCCCAGCCGCTCGTCCTGTGCGTAAGCGGTGCCGCCGACGCACCATAAGGCGATCGCGGCAATTCCCATGCAGACAGGCCGTGATGGCAGCCGCAAAATGTCACCGCTTTGCAGCATCCGGTTCGTGCCCTCGTTACGTTTACCCAACCAACAACGACCTGCGGTGCCCTTTCCCCTATCACCGGTCAAGCCCGAGCACTGTCCCAAAAGGGGCGGTTTTGTTGCAACGCGGCAAAAATGGGACAGGTCGAAATTATCTCGTCGACAGGGAACCAAATCGAATTTTTTTAGATAACCGCAAAATCCCGGTGAATCCGGCATTAACCAGTGCACTTAACCACCCTGCATCATGCTCGGCCTACAAGGTGATGAAACCCAGCAAGGCTTTGTCATGCGTGCCCATTTTGCTCTGCTCCTCCTTCCCCTGATGGCCGCGTGCGGCGGCGGGGGCGGTTCCACGTCATCGGGCGCGGTGAGCGTGGTCACGGGCCCGACACCGACGCCGACACCCACCGCCACCCCGACGCCGACCGGCTCCACCTCGGCGGACGCCACCGCGCTGGCCAGCGATCCGGGCGCCACCGCCATCATCTTCGGCGCCGGGGACCTGTCCACCCGGTCGACGCCCTATGAGATCGGCGTGGCGACCCATTTCGCCTATGCCAGCAAGTCCGGCTATGACGCGGCCACCACCACCCAGTGGATGAAGGCGGCCAATGTCACCGCGTTTCGCGACGACATCTTCTGGAACGACTTCGCGCCCGACTGGGACGTCAACGGTTCGCACCTGGCGCCCGCGATCAGCGGCTTCCTGAAGCAGACCAGCGCGCGGCCGATGTTCATCCTGACCAACGGCAATCCCTTCATCCCCGAAAGCTGGCCCCCGATCAGCGCCGCCGGTCGCGCCGCCTTCGTCGCCTTCGCCAGGCGCGCCGTCGCGGCGACGGCGGGCCGCAATGCGATGTACGAGATCTGGAACGAGTGGAACGTCACCGCCGCGCCCGACAAGCCGATGCTGATGACCGCGGGCGAGGAAGGCGATGTCCGCGCGGCGCGCTATTATGCAGCGCTGGCCAGCGACACCGTCGCCGCGATCAAGGACAGCACGCCCGACACGAAGGTGATCGTCGGCGCAGGGGGCAGCGACCCCAGCTGGGACTGGATCGCCGATGCGGTCGCACGCGGCGCGGCGAAACGGGCGGACGGGGTGTCGGTCCACCTTTACAACCAGTGCGAACGCACCGACCTGCGCACCGCGACGGCGGCGATCGCGCGCCTCTATCAGCTTCAGACCCGTCTGGCATCGGTCACCGGCGGGCAGACGCCGCCCATCTACATCTCCGAATGGGGCTGGCCGGGCGGATCGCTGTCCTGTTCGGTGGCCAGCTCGGTCGTCGCGACCAGCGTACCGCAATTCCTGCTGCACACCGCCGCCCTGCCCTGGGTCGCGGGAAGCTGGATCTACGAACTGAAGGACTCCGGCACCAACGCCAACGATCTGGAGCATCATTTCGGGCTGTACGACGCGGCGGGCAACGCCAAGCCCGCGCTGTGCGGTTTCCGCGAAGCGGCGCAGATCGTCCGCAACGCCACCGCCATGTCGGTGCAACAGGTCGGATCGGGCCTGACCGTGGTGCGCGCGGCGACGCCGCAGGGACTTCAGGTCATCGCGTGGAGCAGCCTGGCCGGACGGACCGGCCGCCTGACCGTGGGCGGCACCGCGGCCTATACCACGCGCACGCTCTGCCAGTCGGCGACGGCGGGGACGGCCGACCGCACCGTCACGGTCGGCGAGATGCCGGTCGTCATCGACGTACCCGGCGTCAGCCGGCTGGGGGTCAACGCCCGGCTGCTCTGACCCGCGGCCCCCGCGCTCCTGAGCGATCAGGCTGCGCGGGCCGGTTGCGCGGCGATATGTTCCAGCGCCGCCATGATCTCTCGGCCCAGCCGGTCATAGTCGAAACGGTCGGCCGAACGGATCGTGCTTTCGCGCAGCGCCGCCATCTTTTCGGGGTGGCGCAGCACATCGGTGATCGCCGAGCGCCACAGCGCCTCGTCGCCCGGCGGCACCAGCATTCCGTTCTCGCCCGGCTGGATCAGCTCGGGCAGGCCGCCCTTGTCGCTGCCCATCACCGGCAGGCCGTTGGCCAGCGCCTGGATCACCACGCCGGGCGAATTCTCCGCCCAGAGCGACGGCGTGATCAGCAGGTCGCTGGTCGCCATGATGTCCGACACCTCCTGCTGCGGGACATGGCCCTTCAGCTCCAGCCAGTCGTGATGGCCATATTGCTCGCGCAGGCGCGGTTCCTCGGGGCCCTTGCCCAGCACGGTCAGATGGAAATCGAAATCCTTCGACAGCGTGTCGAGGATGCCGAGCAGGAAGTTGATTCCCTTGGTTTCCTCCAGACGCCCGACGAAGAGCAGCCGGGTCCTGGCCTGCGGCGAATGGCGCACCGTCGGGGCCGGATAGCGGTTGGGGTTGAGGATATGGAACTTCGGGTAATCGTCGATCGGCAACAGCTCGGCCACCCGGTCCAGATTGGCCTGAGACGGCGAGATGAAGCCCAGGCGGGGCAGCTGGCGCAGATAGCCCATCTTCACCTTCGCGCTGAACTTGCACGTCCCGCATTGCCCGGCGCATTCGTCGATGCCGCGGAACATCGTCGTGCGGACGCAGGCCAGCGCCAGATCATGGAGCGTGATCGCGGTCGGGATGCCGTGCCGGGCAATGACCTTCAGCCCGTTATAGCCCAGCCCCTGGATCCAGTGGATATGGATGAAGTCGGGCTTGAACTCGGCGATCACCCGGTCGAACACCGCCTCGTTGCGGGGATCGAGAATGTCCTGCATGTGCCAGATCGGCTTCTTCCAGCCCGGTTGCTGGTTGGTCGCGGCGACCGGATAGAGATGCGGCGTGCTGACGCGATAGACCTTGTAGCCGTCCTTGTCCGCGCCCCATTGCTCGTCCGCCGGGGTCGGCGCGGCGGTCAGCACCGCTGCCTCATGCCCGTTGGCGACGAACCAGTCGGTCAGGTTCTGCGCGCACATCTCCGCGCCGCCGATGACGAAAGGGGTGTAGAAGGCCGTGATGCTCAGGATGCGCATGGGGTAATCCTCTGGAAAGTCGGCCGGCGAGGCGAAGGCGTCAGCCGCGCGTGATGATCCGGGCGGGAATGCCCACGGCGGTGGCGCGGGCGGGCACATTGGTCAGGACCACCGCATTCGCGCCGATCACCGCGCCCTCGCCCAGCGTGATCGCACCGACCAGCACC
This genomic interval carries:
- a CDS encoding GNVR domain-containing protein yields the protein MTSFSDLLMALRHRSRLAIVVGGVVFALIAVLGFLQPRAYTASSSILIDLTQRDPTTERQASETAASVIDTIIGTQLDIIRSGAVLEEVARRAPPSVLAKAGEGTAESRMQRAVGILRRNLKADADKGSNVIQLSYTAPTPQEAAKTLNIITEVFLGKQVALRSVAARENAKWYDARTAEVRSRLEQAQRRLSDFQRQHGIVGVNRMDLEADKARSLSTELVAAQAAAAAARSKSGSAAQPEVAQSTIVQDLQREIGVQAGRVAELSKTLGPNHPDMVAANAQLAALRSQLGNARSVQAQALTAASSAAAQREATLRSDLAQQQARMVALSSVQDDLNVLQRDVDAARQTYDTVRQRFNEATLQSEISRANASSLDPAEPPLLPSKPNLVLWLIAAIILGAGTGLAAALGSEMLRPRLRTPAGTSQSLDLDVLADMTDLRSTQNSGWAANREVMA
- a CDS encoding glycosyltransferase family 4 protein, yielding MRILSITAFYTPFVIGGAEMCAQNLTDWFVANGHEAAVLTAAPTPADEQWGADKDGYKVYRVSTPHLYPVAATNQQPGWKKPIWHMQDILDPRNEAVFDRVIAEFKPDFIHIHWIQGLGYNGLKVIARHGIPTAITLHDLALACVRTTMFRGIDECAGQCGTCKFSAKVKMGYLRQLPRLGFISPSQANLDRVAELLPIDDYPKFHILNPNRYPAPTVRHSPQARTRLLFVGRLEETKGINFLLGILDTLSKDFDFHLTVLGKGPEEPRLREQYGHHDWLELKGHVPQQEVSDIMATSDLLITPSLWAENSPGVVIQALANGLPVMGSDKGGLPELIQPGENGMLVPPGDEALWRSAITDVLRHPEKMAALRESTIRSADRFDYDRLGREIMAALEHIAAQPARAA
- a CDS encoding polysaccharide biosynthesis/export family protein, yielding MRRKHKLLLAMVVLTPGMASAQQGVAPAPVRTAPLPTPGVRPVDTAASAYVLGPDDEIEMKVFGQDNMSLKTRIRADGTITAPFLGNIQAAGRTTAQLAQQLSEAYLRGGYLSRPSINIEVTNYASKSATVLGSVGQAGLYPLDRPYTVAAMVARAGGPRADGANTVILTPMGGQPERISLADVSGGAARLVQPGDTLFVPVAEQVYVYGQVEKGGGFPVQPGMTFRQALALAGGPTLAGSTKRIEVRRGGKVLPKATLDDVVQPEDVLVIKEKWF
- a CDS encoding glycosyltransferase; translated protein: MASEHGPARGAPRVLHVCDSIIGGTGSYLAELLTPQAKLYGPAQLMLLMPRQHIPDLEPRLIDSGISLIYFHRPNRLLGMVMLFFAYLACLRRYRPDIVHAHSFGAGVCTRIVPWFRRHRLVFCPHGWAFNMPVSAWIRSAITLVERILAMRVDRILLISQHERQSAEQAGMPVRKLVTIPNAIATEPPPVAAVSWQDTRIKLLFVGRFDRQKGLDLLLDAIRPLGAKYSVRVVGRQVVGNGVDLGEPLDFVDFVGWRDRDEVSAEMKAADAVIVPSRWEGFGLVAIEAMRLGRPVIASDAGGLNDILDHGRYGFSFPAGDVQALRILLANLDKDQLPSFGEIGRKRFLAEYSADRMVSQVDDVYRDLMTK
- a CDS encoding ATP-binding protein encodes the protein MGFKTWLAAIKAWLMGGTAEAATGLPRPVTGERPMGRVPVDGAVRSPVPVAPAFAAPAPAPSGSARARIHAAFDTGMPVESRAGLAGRAEELNRLVEAVIENGKHGIVFGARGSGKTSLSRVFGDLADEKGAVVLYNLASGDLSFSELYRPYLTELATIPGGGLRRGDIAALLDAPFDARALASILAERVRRPVILVLDEFDRVESAATKSEVAALMKLLTDMRATTRVVTVGIAANVEDLIQGHPSLRRHMVSVPVGGIGAESLKDLFVRCCTQAGLTVEDGAATEVASAAYGSPYHLRLFGLNCALAAEKAGVSRIDREIVRIGFGKAFADWRMLSATTADLLVRCARLPTGHRFVIALIAYAAAMRTRVDQAEITALAIGDGSLDPAVVQAAFDMLRPILRPSAIDGQYLFDDALAPQFYLLLHSGRIDPQPADQGLRSDLRAFLEQGGPMA
- a CDS encoding acyltransferase, producing MAERQIRFDALDAWRGIAALIVALFHFQAAGYFYAVPLVRHGNLAVPFFFVLSGFVITHAYRSKLHDAGDGWRFMIRRFGRLYPLHFVTLMVLVVLELAKLAAMQFGFSAAEGAFQGTNNISSLIANIFLLHAIIPFPDLSWNAASWSISTEFYTYLVFLLVYLLSGARHRLLGCALAFVASGLVLLNIEIFHPQLGIVQGMGMAQCVFGFFTGNLTYELYLRLRGNPVFQGTRPEILATMLMVLLFWFKPPFISFDILVFGLVILLFSYEGGAVARVMRAPALQRLGELSYSIYLVHFIIFAVMFVIVRLAQAKLHVPLIGAIGGIEVMDFGPSWLMDLVALGYLITVVICATLTYRFVEVPGRRFFNRLSRSRAQPEIPTGVEPTQA